From a single Haloarcula sp. DT43 genomic region:
- a CDS encoding site-specific integrase: MEKEVRVYLAPYEYETFLDHCDRRERIASRIIAESSPRIGKTANLVRNDFFVPDDPRVELAFVRLRETKDTTEGENTLGGKARVSWVPWDLYEEVQQYCDDEGIEGDDEIFDITAKWLGDQIRETAEATAIATGNSDYEHVRSHDLRAYYATNMVRRLGVDMEVVMEMGSWDSRKAIEPYLASPLPRDLQDELARAGVVEKDVPAPPRQDEFGKILARLEQIERALDLRGIVDVADLTKSDVQTLKKRLDAEETAAEKEEFESTKPLSDFLNAATPSTAIALGTMVTVRESLTRVRYERESMKATTTEPAPVAGAAAYALGLLLVLAPIVISTGGVISPDIAAATLGGVVGSTRFDFDEPRSD; encoded by the coding sequence ATGGAAAAAGAAGTGCGGGTCTACCTAGCCCCGTACGAATACGAGACATTCCTCGACCACTGCGACCGCCGAGAGCGAATCGCATCTCGGATCATCGCTGAGTCCTCACCACGGATTGGAAAGACGGCAAACCTGGTCCGGAACGACTTCTTCGTTCCTGACGACCCACGCGTTGAGTTGGCGTTCGTAAGACTCCGAGAGACGAAAGACACTACTGAAGGCGAAAACACGCTCGGAGGAAAGGCGCGGGTTTCGTGGGTACCCTGGGATCTGTACGAGGAGGTACAGCAGTACTGTGATGACGAGGGTATAGAAGGGGACGACGAGATCTTCGACATCACGGCAAAATGGTTGGGTGATCAAATAAGAGAGACCGCTGAAGCAACCGCAATAGCGACGGGCAACAGCGACTACGAGCACGTTCGATCCCATGACTTGCGAGCTTACTACGCGACGAACATGGTCCGTCGTCTTGGCGTCGATATGGAAGTCGTGATGGAAATGGGGAGCTGGGATAGCAGGAAAGCCATCGAACCCTACCTTGCGAGTCCACTACCCCGCGACTTGCAAGACGAACTCGCACGCGCGGGAGTAGTGGAAAAAGACGTTCCGGCCCCGCCGCGGCAGGACGAGTTCGGCAAGATACTGGCACGGCTAGAACAGATCGAGCGCGCACTCGATCTCCGGGGAATCGTTGACGTGGCTGATCTAACGAAAAGCGATGTGCAAACCCTAAAGAAACGGTTAGATGCCGAAGAGACCGCAGCCGAAAAGGAAGAGTTCGAATCAACGAAGCCACTGAGTGACTTCTTGAACGCTGCGACGCCATCCACTGCAATCGCCCTAGGGACGATGGTCACAGTAAGAGAGTCCCTTACTCGCGTACGGTATGAGCGAGAATCAATGAAAGCGACTACAACAGAACCCGCCCCGGTAGCAGGCGCAGCAGCGTACGCATTGGGCCTGTTGCTGGTTCTCGCCCCTATTGTCATCTCGACGGGCGGGGTCATCTCTCCGGACATCGCCGCTGCGACACTCGGAGGAGTAGTTGGTTCCACCAGATTCGATTTCGACGAACCGAGAAGCGATTAA